TGCAATAAAGGTATGTAAAAGAACAGGGTCAAATAAACTTCCTCAGTGTTCTACCTAAGGCGCTATATATCCAGCTGTAACAATCAAACTGACTAATAGCATACAAAGTATTAAACTTTTGAGACAGGATTCAAATAACTTCTACAAATAACACATAAGAGCAAGGACAAGACTAAGACAAGGAGTGTATAGGTTTAGAAAGACCATACATTTAACTGCGACTAGCTAAAAGTCTATTGCCACCACTTTTTGAAGGAGCTAATGTGTCTAGACATTTAGGCCACCAGTTGTAGAAGCCCAGATCTGACAGTTTTAGCCTGTGGTCTCAGGCAGAAAGAGGAGCATACTGACTAGCAGCTATTTTTGCATTCTATTTGGTgcacagtaatttaaaaatattctggcaTTCTGATAATCTCCTAGAGTTTGGTAATTAAATGAGTCAAGAGTTGCCACCTGAAGAATAGTAACAAGTCCTATCTCGAAATGTGTTCACATAAAAAGtcagcaatttttaaatacttacgTAGTTCTGAATGTTATTGTTTGCTCTGCAGTTATAATACTCCAGATGCAACTCTTCTGGCGAGAAGTCTGGAAAGCCTGTAAGGAGAGGAATAATCAAAAACCtccaagaaaatatattaatatttccaATTGCCCTCTACAGTTATGAAGAAATGGGCCTTGGTACATTATCTGTAAGTTAAAGTTGGAGACACAAAAAGGATTCATTGCAGAACTTCAAAGACGTGACTGTCCAAAATGAATTTGCCATAATCCAATATTCCTTTCTGTTGCATCACAAGGCAAATCATCACCTTGCAAATGGTTCCATGGAGGTAAAACAGTGTGGACAAGCATAAGAAATATCCTAAATAGCAGCAATACACAGCAACGCTAAAACCATTACCTACCCGAGACATTCGGCTTTTCTTTCATTGGTGAATAAGACGAAAATATCCATTGTCCTGAAGATTCCCAAATTTCCATGTCTTTCACTACACATTCgctagaaaacaaaacaaaaccacagatgaAGATGAAATTATAAggtcaaaacaaaaccaccagaaGCAATTGCCTAGTTTGAATCCAAAGTCACATTCAAATACCTGCTACTGTGAAAACTAATGAAGTGTGACACTAGTCAGAAGGAACAAGAGAAGTACTCAGTTCTCTGTGGAAAAAGTGCACTCATTCGGCAAGATACATAAATGTCCcttcaaagcattttactttACATCATCTAACTGCAAGTAAATCAAAccagatcttaaaaaaaatcccaaaacacacaaagtattttttaatccttgtATAGCATATGCTGTCACAGGATTTTCCCTGAATCTGTAGATCACAATAGAATTTAAAACCTTCTCAATACTAGATGATTTTACAATATAAATGAACATGCACAGTATTAAatagcaaatttattttatcccaaataaaattcaggaaaaagaaaaagaaaaaaagaggaaacaaaagaggTAAGTATTCCATGTAAGTTTTGGAAAAGAATCACAAGCATAAAAATCCAGACattgcaaaagcagagaaatagaAGCTACATCAACAAAAGTAAATCCAAATGTAAACAAACAGTGAAAGGGTAAAAACTAAAGTGGATAAGCAGATCACTACATAgtaataaacaaacaaagatTCTAAGTATTTCAGATGTTTGCAACACAATATACATTCATGTTTGAGAAGCTGAATATATAATCTGTTAAGCATTTTCTTAAtgtaatcttaaaaaaataatggaaagtgGTTCCAAAACCTTGCTTCTTCAGGAAATCACACTGCCTGTTGCTTCTCAGCACCTGCTCTGTAATCGCCTTGAACCTGCTGGTCACTCTCAACTGACTCTaacatacacacatgcaaaacCAGGTTTCAATGGTTTTGCTATTGGCAGAACAATTTGTTATCTTAAGTGTCAGGAAAACGAAGTCAAATAGTTCATTTTCtcaaagactttttaaaaaatggttgaAATGTTGTCCAAGGGGCTCTGACCCCTTCTTTTCAAGTACTGaaatctttgtttccttccttatCCTCCTGCCCACAACTTAAATACCATACCATCTTACTAATACCACAGTTGTCTAGCTGCCCAGTCCAGGTTCAAAACAAGGATCGCTTTCTTCCCATGCCAGCATAACTCAAGAGAACTAAAGGAAGCAGTTTTTTCTATGGTTCTTACTACATGTCCCAGCTTCCTCCTCACAGTCATGTCCTCTGCATTATCTCTAGTAAGCATGCTTTTAAACGTCTCATTCTAAATGCTTTCAGTGAGACAGGACTATAACTTACAGAAGTCTCTCCTCTTCATCTTTATAGCCATCAGCAATATTTTGACTGTTCATTAACGCAGAGAATCTGTTCTGCGAAaagtctgcatttctgctgctgccgCCTGATGATCCAAAATCAGAGGAGCCAAAAAATCCTCTTCCGTGATCTCTGCTGCCACCCCACGTATTAGACTTAAAGGTAGATGGCTGGATAACATTAGTGTATCTCTGGTTAGCAGtaccctttcctcctcctcctcctcctcctcctcctcctctgctagTACCttccaataaaaaaagaaaaagcaaacaacagaaattttaaatcattaagATATCAAACAATACAACATCAACAAAACCTGCAAGTATAACTATTCTTATGGTGGCAATAagaagtttgaaaagaaaatatagctTTTTCCTAATGAGTTAACCTAACTATTTAGTGAGCTTAACCTAGTGAGTTACCCAGGGTACTTCTGGAATAGGAGGTAAATATGAACTCCTCCTCGCATCACCATGCCAACAACAACTATAGGTGGCACTGCAGAAAAGAGACTGTTTCGGTTTTGCTTACGTTGCTTCATAAAGTAActaccagcagaaaaaaaaataaatttaactcACAGGACATTTACATTAGGGCCTCCTGCCTACATAGCTATGGCAGAGGCTCTGCTGCATAGCAAAGACCTCCCAAGTTAAGTTTTAAGAGCTTGGACACATCTGTGCGCGTTACAGGCAACCTCCCCGCCTCCTTCAGCAGGTATGAAGATAAGCAGCTGCAGTCGTGTTACTGCCTGGCCATGACTGTATCTATCTGTTGAATGGCATTCCCTGTCGTGCCTCTTGCATACCGAAAGCTTCCGAAGACCCATATCCAACTAGAATGAAAACAACCTTCAAAAGGTACAACACGCAGGTGCTTGAAACTCGCTCGCTGTTCTCACAAGCAAAGTTTCCAGagttattttcctattttctccGCTCTTGGGGCACATCTTGCGGCACCTTCGCCAGAGCCCGCCTCCACAAGTGCCAAACCAGACGCTACCGCCGACAGCCCGAGGCAAGCGACACGAGAGCGGGGCCGCTTTGCTTCGGAGCTCCCGCCAGCAGCGGGCCGCGCGGAGCCCCGGGCCGGGCACCGGGGGCCGCGCCGCCAAGCGCTCAGCGAGCACCTCcagccgcccgccccccgggcTGGAGGCTGCGCAGGCAGCCGGGCGGCCCTGCCCTGCGCCTTCACCCCCGCCCTCAGCGCCGCGGGGCGCCGGGCCGCCGCGCTCGGTGGTACCTTGGTAGTGGGGCGCAGAGGGCCCAtggcgcccgccgccgccgccgcggggatGCTCGTTCCAGCACCTCTCGCCGAAGCGGCAGCGGCCCTGCAGGAAGAACTGACAGATGGCCAtggcggccccgcgccccgccgccgccaagCGCCGCCGCCCTGACGTCAGAGGCGGGCGCCGcgcagcggggcggggccgcggcggcggggaggaggcagagccccGGCGACAGCCCATGGCCGCCCGCCTCGcctccgccgctgccgccccgggCAACCGTCGTCACAACGAGCCCAACCGCCGCCGCGcgagccgcgccgcgccgctaACGGCGGTGGCGGGTGCTGCGGGAAGAGCGGTTATGGGAGCCGGGGGCTCCGGCTCCCTTGCGCCGGAGGAGGCACAAGCGCCCGCCTGGCGCCGGGCTGTCGCCCGGTGAGCTTCACCAGCACGCATGGCGGCACACGGCAGGGCCTGGGACAGAGGAGTATGGCCGTCCGGACCGTTTTCAGCTCAGGTACTCAACCGGAGCGAAAGAAGATGTCCGAGCCTACGGGCCGGGGCACAAAAGTCGAGGGAAAAACCTACCAGGTGTAGGTAAGCACGAGCATCGTCACTTTGCACATAGGTTGCGCCATTAAGAAAGCGTAGACGGGTTTGAGGAGTAGCGGACAGCCCTGCCACCGGGATGGCCCCTCGGAGAGGAGGGCTGGTGCGCGCGTTTACAGGACAAGCTACTTCTCTCAAGTCTTTTCCTTCTTCGCACTTACGAGGTTTTCAGTAGCTTTAAAAGAGTTATTAACCCCTTGAAAGGTGCttcacaattttaaaagcagatacaaaaaaaaaaaaaatcaaacggTCTGTGCAACCTAAGCAGTGCACAGTTCACTCCAGGTTTTACAGTGTTTTAGAATTAAGGATCCAAGACAGCAGTGGctcagaaaaagggaaaggcaagggggaacagaaaaaaaaaggttttatagCATTCACTTACTACTAAATAAAGAACTGAGTTGCAGAAACTACTATTAAGCCCATGAGCGCATCTACTATTTTCTGTACATGCAGAGTTGTTAGGATGAGGAAGAAACCCAGGAGGAAGTCTACAAAGAAGCACTGACtttgaaaacaggaatttaTACTACTTATGAGAACTTGGAGGATCTAAAACAGACTAAAAATCCACGCCACCAGCGATGCACAAGGTAGAGGTAGGCAAGCACTAACTTTTTAAGATAACTCCATAGTCTCATAGAAACAGATCTGAAAAAATTAGCAAGTTAGAAGGGAGATGACAAAATTAGGATGAAGATTATTAATAAACTAgcatgggagcaggacagatGTACATACATCACTTGTATAGTTTTCCAGAAGTTGGAAGATGTACACAGTATTGACACAGATAGCTTGACAAGCTGAACTTCTATACTGGAAGAAATTTACTATCATGTTGGCTGGAAACATTTACAGAGCTATATGCTTATAAACCAGAGATTAATAACCATGTGCAACTTTAGAAGACTTCTATAAAGTATCTTTAATGACTTGGTTCgtgtcattttaaaaacagtcatTCTCAAGAATAAAATCAATACTTTTGTTGTATTGACTTGGCTTTCCCCATTCCTATTCCCATCTTTGCTAATGGTTTGGCATCCACAGTATGTACAGTCTGATGCCTGGGAAGATATATTGAAAATTAATCCCAAGTTTCCAACTTGCTAATTATAGTGCACAATTATTGTGGACTTCCCCCACTGTCCCCCTACCtcagtataataaaaaaaatgaaagtctttCTGTGAAAGCTCCCCAAAATGCCAGATGTCATTAGCAAAGTGTTTCTCTAATCTATATATATGGCCTGTCTAACTTTAAAAATTGATACGCAGTCATGCAAATGATGGAAGAAAGTCACTTGAAGAGGGCAGCTATCAATCTAGAGAGCTGTATAACCTATCCCCATTTGCCATGGGAATCTTTATTATACTGCTGTCCTTGGTCTTTCCTGAGGAAAACTCTTCATTGCATCCTAGTAAGGTTTCCTAGTAAGGTAGGTATAAATGAGGAAAATTTTTGCTCATATTTCTCATGACCCAAGCTGCATTTACTCACCTTTAATAAATGAAGAATCTCTGCAACTGAGCTCGGTAAAGTGTCATTTAACCAGAAATCTTCGTCAAATGCTTTGAGTTCTTCTAAAGAATTGGATTGGGTCTATTTTTGACAAGGCCACACACAGAGTCCTTTTAAAGGAAGATGCCATATGATCTCAGCTAGGTAAGTGGATTCTCAAAACACATCCCCATCTCttaaaacagacaagaaaatggGCATGACGAAATCCATGTTATACAATATGCTGTATATACAAATTGAAAGACTGCATCTCAGTATTTCCTATTACTCAGTTTAACAAGATTCAGTAAAACATGGAAGCAAAGCACCAATAGCCATCTTTCCCCAAGTCCTTGAAGAATGTCTCAGCATCTCCTACAGGTCTTCAGGTCTCTAAAGTTTCTTCGTTTGCCCCACAAGTGTCTACAACACAGATTAAACAACTTGTCACTGGGAAAGCACGGACTTTGGAGTTGGCTATCCACTTGTCTGTTTCAGTATTATATTCAAGAATGTGCCCTAATCGACCAACACCCTGAAAACCAGCCAGGACATAGACTATAGATCCCACAGCAGCACACTTCACTGTTACACCTTTCCATGGCATTGGAGACACCATCTTCCATTCATTCATCTTGATATCGTAATATTCTACATTATCAAGGCCACCTACAAAGCAATGAAATAGATAACTGCTTATTACATTATACCGTACGGACTGAACTAGAGCATACAAATGCTTCATTAAACTTAGTCTTTATTTTCATGGTTTAGCTTAAAACATAAATCCTAGAgtaaaaaaacttttaaaaaggcCACAGGTTTCTAAACTAGCGGTTTACCcttttataaatacagaaacagaaaaaagtaaaaaggacaCTGAAAGTAAGATGTGTTGTAACAAATTTCACATTACACGCTTTCTAGAGATTCTAACATGTTACTTCATGAACAGAAGAACAATGCTGAATTTCTTATGGATTTGTGGCTAGTGACTAAAACTCAGGAATCCACTTGAAACTTCCCTATAGTGAGGGCATTTTATTCTAGAGGGGTCACCAGTACCTTTACCTAAATTGGCCATTTACTGATAGAGGATGTCTCTCTTCATTATGATATTAAAACCATTGACGTTTAAAAGCCTAAGTCCCTTTGAAAAGGGCCAAGGGAATCAAAAGTTATTAGAGAAGAGCAGATTTTGTGACTTAAGATTTGCTTCTTTAGGGAATAGGCTAGTA
Above is a genomic segment from Ciconia boyciana chromosome 2, ASM3463844v1, whole genome shotgun sequence containing:
- the NUP42 gene encoding nucleoporin NUP42 isoform X2; this translates as MAICQFFLQGRCRFGERCWNEHPRGGGGGRHGPSAPHYQGTSRGGGGGGGGGGKGTANQRYTNVIQPSTFKSNTWGGSRDHGRGFFGSSDFGSSGGSSRNADFSQNRFSALMNSQNIADGYKDEEERLLECVVKDMEIWESSGQWIFSSYSPMKEKPNVSGFPDFSPEELHLEYYNCRANNNIQNYINSVQHLAEQWKNRLLQLKALNASTKAALAFL